Sequence from the [Clostridium] scindens genome:
TCATTGCTTGATACGACTCTCACTTCCTCGCCTGTTACAAACCCCAGATTCTCAAGGAACCGCTTCACGTCGTCCCGTCCCTTGATCCGCTTGATTTCAGCCGTCTCTCCAGAATTCAGCATTGTCAGTGGCATCATGATCACTCCTTATCTGTATTGATTTTGATTATCATTTACATTGGTATTATATGTCAATTGAGAACCGTTGTCAATAGTGTATTTTATAATTTTGTTGCAATACTCATCGAAAAGCAAGGGGAAGAAGCATAAAAACGCTTCTTCCCCTTGCTTTTGAGGTAAATATATTACGAAATAAATTTTAAGAAATTGTCATGATAAATCTTCTTGAGGATCTCCGGCGTCAGACCTAGCCCATGCATCAGGCGCTCTTTGCCCTCTGTAAAATAATAGCCGTCGGGAGAAAGGATATAATCCCCTTTCTCTTCCAGAAAACGGGTTGTCAGTTCAAGCCTTGACCGGCTTTCTTCTATAGATAAGGGAATCGGCTCCTCGTAGATCAGAGACCTTGCGCCGATGTCCGTTCCAAAGCAGATCCGATCCTGATACTTTGCGAAAAAGGCCTTCGCCTCCTCTTCCTGGTCGGAAAGGTTGTAGTATAACTCTATCCCAGGCGTTACATCCGTATGTACATTCGGATACCGGTCAAATATAGCGGCCAGCCTTCCCAAGTCTTTTGACAGGAAGAAGAAATGCGGAAACAGAATGCGAAGCCGTGGATGCCTCTTTAATACTTCCTGCATCTGCCTGTACTGATCCTCATTATTTACATAGGTTTCGTCATAAAACCATCCGGCTTTCCTGGCATATTCGGACACTTTGCTCTCATCCCAGAATTCTTCCGGGTCGTTCACATGCATGTATACCGGAATCTGCCGCTTCTCCAGCACGTCCCAATATTCCTCCCAGATCTCGTCGTCAAAATCCGGAATAGGGTATTCCTTGCGCACGTTGGGCTTTCCTTCCAGCATCTTGATGCCGTCGCAGCCCATTGTCATCAGACGGTCGATTTCGCTGGGAAGTGCTTCCGCCATCCGGCCAGAGGACAGGGAGAATATCCTTCTGTCCAGCCCTCCGAATATGTATACCGGCACGCTGCTTTGCCGCTTGAATGAGAAAGCATCCTCTTCCACCGGTATCTTTCCGCCTTTTGGAATGCACTGAAGCGCTACGCCGCTTAAGCCATAAGCCTCAATTATGTACCGCAGCCTCTCGGCCTCCAAACTGTCTGCATAGTGAATGTGTCCATCAATCATCTTAGTATTCCACCTCTACTGGAAGGCCTGTATCTGCGGATTCGTGGATAGCAATGATCGCCAGCGCCGTCTTTCTCGCGTCTTCCAGCGTCACCCGGAACTCTCTGCCGTCTACCAGGCGGTCCACGAAATCGCGGATGCTTTCATAGGACAGTCCCTTGCAGCGGTCGAATACCATATTGGATACAAGGATATCCGGCACGCTTGCCTTCTCTTCCGTCACCTCTTCAATCAGATTGTGGCTGGAAAGATCCAGGCTGATCATGCCTTCCGTGCACATGACGCTGCAGCGGAAATCATTGATATTGCGGTTGCCATTGGGCGTCACCCACCCGTTTTCCATATGGGCCACTCCGCCCTTCTCGAATTCGATGGTTGTCAGATAGATGTCCGGGGTATCCACGCCTAATTCCTTTAATATGCCTTCTTTTTTCACAGAATACACCCTTTTTACCTCGTCGTCAAACAGCCATCTGAGGGAATCCAGGCTGTGGCTTCCTAAGAACCACAGGATCGAAGATTTGGAGGCCCAGGACAGCATGTCTGTGGCCACCCACTTTACGTCGCTGTGACGGATATAAGCGGTATACGGCGTTCCCAGCTTGCCGGAGGAGATCTCCTGCTTTGCCGTGTTAAACGGCGGGTTCCAGCGGTTGTGCAGATCCACCATGCAGCGCACCTGGTTTCTGTTGACTGCCTCGCAGATCCTTGCGATATCTTCCTTCGTGGTTGCCAGCGGCTTCTCGATCAGTATATTCTTCTTTGCGTCCGCCATGGCCACCGCGATATCCGCATGGGCAAAGTCAGGGGTAACGATCGCAACCGCGTCCACTTCCTCATCCGCCGCCAGGTCATGGTAGTCCGTATATACTTTGCGGATGCCATATTTGTCGGCTATGGCCCGCGCTCTTTCTTCATTCATGTCGCAGATGGCCACCGGATCCGCAAACAGATGCTCCGCATAGATGGAGGCATGTGTCTCGCCCCAGGTTCCGGCACCTACGATGCCCATTCTAATCTGTTTCATTTCCATGACTATTCATCCTCTTTTCTTTCCATTATTGTTTCACTGCTCCGGCAGTCATTCCGCCCACCAGATGCTTCTGAAGCGCCAGGAACAATATGACTACAGGTATCGTGATCAGAACCGCCCCAGCCATAAGCGTTCCCCAGTTGGTAGCGTACTGCCCCTGGAAGCTGGCAATTCCGATTGGCAGCGTCCAGTTCTCATAACTCTTCATAAATGTGCTTGCAAACAGGTACTCATTCCATCCAGTGATGAAGGAGAACAGCCCCGTGGCTACCAGCCCCGGAATGGTAAGGGGCATGACCACGGTAGCGAAGCACCGGAATCTTCCGGCCCCGTCCACCTTTGCCGCCTCCTCAAGGGATACCGGTATGGAATCGAAGAAGCCCTTCATCATCCAGGTACAGAACGGAACGGAGAATGTGGCGTAAGCCATAACCAGTCCCATCCTGGTATCCAGAAGCTGCATGTTGCCCATGATAATATAAAGCGGTATGATCAGCAGCGATCCTGGAAGTACCTGGGTTGTCAGTATGATGTAGGAAAGCGCGTTCCTGCCCCGGAACCGGAATCTTGAGATTCCATAGCCTCCCAAAGTAGCGATTACCATGGAAAACAGCGTGGTAAGCAACGATACGATGACACTGTTCACCGTCCACTGCATGAAGTCGAACGTGGTGGACTTGGTGGTAAGCATCTCTTCATAGCCGTTAGCCGTCGGATTCTTCGGTACGAAGCTTGGCGTGCTGCTATACACTTCCTGCGCCGGCTTGAAGGAGGTGGATATCATCCAAACAAATGGAAATAGCGCGAATATGCATACGATGATCACCAGGATTACCGTTATTATTTTTCTGCCGTTTTTCTTTTTCATGCCTCATCCTCCCCCCGATTCACAACCTTGAAATAGAAGAATGTAAATACCAGCGATACCAGCAGCATGAGCATTCCTGCGGCAGCGGCCTTACCAAAGTCAAAGTACTTAAATCCAGTCTGCTGCACATAGATCGTCAGTAGCTCCGTCGCCCTCGACGGCCCGCCCTTGGTCAATACATAGGCGATCGCATAGTCTTTGATCGTCCAGATGATTAGCAGCAGGAATACGATAGTAGACACGGACTTGATGGATGGAACCGTAATGTAGCGTATCTTCTGGAACGTGGTTGCCCCATCAATATCGGCTGCCTCGTACAGGTCTGACGAGACGCTTTGCATGCCTGCCAGAAGCATGATCGCCACGAAGGGGAATCCCTTCCATATGTTGACAACCATTGCCGCCGGCAAGGCAACCGAGACATCCTGCAGATATGCGATGTTCTTCGACAGGATTCCCGCATTGTTCAGCAGGAAATTAATGATTCCATAGTCCTGGTCGTACATCAGAATCCAGACCAGGCATGCTACGACTTCCGGAATGGCCCATGGGATGATGATCAGCGCCCTGGCAAGGCCTCTTCCAAGAAATTTGGTATTCAAAAGCAATGCCGTTATGAATCCCAGCACATATCTTCCCAGCACGGTCACCACGATGTAGATCAGCGTTACCTTTACGGAATTGAAGAAATAATCATCCCCCAGCACTGCCTGATAGTTCTTAAGTCCCACAAAATAGTTTCCGGCTGAGGACGGCTTCGCTATGTAATAGTACTGGAAGCTCATGATCGCAGCCTTTACGATGGGAACGATGAGAAATACCAGGATGATCAGAAGCAGCGGTACCAGGAAGGCATAGGGCTCCATTTTCTTTTTAATTTTTCTCTTTTTACTTATGTTCATCTATGGACCACTCCCTGTGTAGTTTTCTTATTCCTGCCTGCTCATTACTTCCTCGATCTGCTTCTGCGCATTATCCATCTCGGTCTGTACGTCCGCCGCCTGCTCTGAGAACATCTTCTGCGCCGCATCCAGCATTACCTGGGAGATCTCTCCTAGCTGGGCAATATTCGGGTCTGCGATCAGTTCTGCGTAATTATTCTGCATGAAGCCTACGATGGCATATTCTAACTCATGGTTCTTGATGTACTCGTCGCTGGTGGAGTAATCGGTATTGCTTGGGATCATTCCGCAGTCCGCGATCAGCGCCTGGGCCTCATCCGTAGTCATCCACTCCAGGAATGCGTATGCTTCATCCGGATGCTCGCAGTTCTTGCTGATCATGGTTACCAGCGGATAGTTGGTCGGATTTGGCTTATAGGTCTCTCCCTCATAGGTCACATCAAACTGTGGAATGATTCCGATATCATCCATCAGGGACTCATCTCTTTCCTTGGACATTCCCACGAACCATGGGCCATCCATGTTGAACGGAACTTCGCCGTTCCAGAACATCTCTCTGGAATCCTTCTTATCGGTTACCAGCTTCGCAGCCTTGTCCTTCAGTATGAAGTCCTGCCACCACTGGGCTGCCCATACGTTTTCAGGCGCATTGACATTGACATTGTCCGCCGTATATGGCTCTGACTCTCCGTTCGGGAAGTACAGTCCGCCGGATACCGGCCTTGCGATCAGACGGCTCCACTCGCTTACGGTAAACGCGTGAGTTCCGGATACGACGCCCATGGCGTACTTGCCGTCTTTCGTGAACTTCGCGCATGCCTCACGGAAATCTTCCTGTGTCTTGATAGACTCTGGATCGACTCCTGCATCCTCAAGCATGGATTTGCGGTAGAAGATACCTGTGGTTCCCCATGCATAACTGGAGATCGCCAGCGTCTCCCCATTCACATCGCACATATCTTGTCCTACCAACTTACCCTTCAATTCATCGCTCATGTAGTCTGACAGATCGATGAACGTGCCATCCTCCCTGATGGCATGATAGGTGGAGATGTTCTCCGGATACACCTGGATCATGTCGCTTTCGTTGTTCGCCAGGATCTCTGTCGTGATGTTGTCCCAATATCCGTCGTATCCTGCGCCTAAGATCTCGATCTCAACGTCTGGATTTTTCTTGTTGTAAGCCTCCAGCAAGGCATCGATCGCTTTCTGGTGTGGCTCCTCTACATACACAGATGTAGAAAATGTAAGCTTGATCTTCCCGTCGTTCTTGGCCTCCCCCTTGTCTTCCTTTTTGCTGCCGCATGCAGATAATCCTGCAACCATAGCAACGCACAGCAGTACCGAGAGTAACCGCATTCTTTTTTTCATAACCTTTCCTCCTTTTCTAATAGGTTTCCTCTGATTAAAATTATATAAATTTCTACTTTTATATAAAATGTAAATTCCTCAGTTTGAGTGTGTTATTTTATGAGCATTTTACATTTTATCTGATAACTGGTTTTTTTCGCCCTCATCGTTTGATATTTTCTTAACATTTCCACATATCTATTGCACATCTCTCCCCGAATCATGTATACTTAGACGTGCGTAAGCACGCCTCCCGGAAGAGGCATGTATTACGGAAGGGAGGAGTTTTAATGTACAAAGTGATTATAATCGATGATGAGCCTTGGACAATTGTAGATATTGAGCAGACATTTGCACTAGATGATATGGGATTTGAGATTATTGACTCCTTCCGTACGCCGCAAAAAGCGCTGCCCGCAATCGTGGCAAAGAAGCCGGATCTTGTCATTACAGACATCCGGATGCCTGGCATGACCGGTCTTGAACTAATGCAAAAGGTCAGGCAGCAGCATATCAGCTGCGAATTCATCGTCGTCAGCGGATACAGCGATTTCTCCTACGCCAAGGAGGCGATTGCCTACGGAGTCGCCGGATATTGCCTGAAGCCTCTGAACCCCGACGAGACGGCCCTGTGCCTGAAAAGAGTCCGTGAATCCCTGGATAAGCGCGGCGCGGTCCCGGAACTTCCCACCTACATTGACAATAATTTCGAGAAAATATTGAACTATATGAACACTCATTTTTCGGAAAAAATTACCTTGAAATCTCTGGCCGCAGAGTTTGATATGAATCCCAATTACTGCTGCTCCCTATTCTCCAAATACTTGGACAAGACCTTCTCCCAGCATTTGACGGAACTGCGGATAAACGAGGCCCAGTCTCTCCTTAAGAACAGTTCCTATTCCCTGGAGCAGGTAGCCTCCCTGGTTGGCTATAGCGACTACTTCTACTTCAGCAAAGTCTTTAAAAAGCAGTGCACCTACTCCCCCAAGGAATATCGCAAACTATTCTCAGCCACAAAGGAGAGCAGCCAATGAAAAAATCCTTATCAAGCCAGTTTGTCGCCATTCTTCTGATCCCGCTCATCCTCATACTGGCAACCAATTACTATATTATCACAGAGATCCGCAGGGATCAGAGCCAGAGCCTGAAACGCTATTGCAGCACTACTCTCGACAACATCGAGATCAATATAGCCTCTATGGCAACCAGCATGAAGAAGACCTCCACCATGTTCTCTTCCAAGCAGGAGACCCAGTCCTATCTTCAAAGCGCCTCCACAGACACCCATCAGCTGCAGCGCCAGTCTTTCTCTGACTTGATCGGCATGTCCCAGTCCTATACGCCGGATCTGGTGGACATCATCGTATGGGATAAGAATTCGCCAACCAGCATGATCAGCTATATTCCCGCCGACATGGAGAACTTTACCGTAGAACGTTTTCGCAACTCTGCCATGAATAAGCAGAGTTACTTTGAGTTCTATATACAGCCTGCCACCCGCGAGCCTTTCCTGATGTATTTCAGCCCCGTTTTTATGACCACATTTTCTGAGGATTTTGGAAAATATATTGGGAACATCGCCATTATCTGTAAGACGGAGACCCTAAGCAAGCTGGTGAACTCCACTTCTGATATGCAACTGCAGATTAAGGATGAGGCAAGCCGAAAAATCTTGTATTCCAACAATTATACGCTGCCGAAGCAGGAGATTCCCAATCCTAAGACATATGAAGAGACGCTTCGCATTCCGAACACCAATCTGTCTGTGGATGGCACTGCATATGCCAGCCAGGTCAGCCTTCTCAATGACAGCCGGTCCGGCCCCCTTATACTGTTCGCCCTGCTGTCCTTATTCTACCTGGCTTATATTGCCTTTGCCGTGCACCACATTATAATCAGGCCTATCCATAAGCTGAATCAGGAAATCGAAGCTATCGATTATGAGCATGACAAGCCGCAGATACGTACTTCGCTCAAGAATGAGATCGGCTCCATCGCCTCCCATGTAAATACGCTACTAGAGAGAGTTTACTCTCTCAATCAGCACAACATCGCCTCCCAGGCAAGGCTGTATGAGATGGAGCTGAGCAAAAAGCAGACGCAGCTCTACGCCTATCAGAGCCAGATTAATCCACATTTCCTCTACAACATGCTCCAATGTATGAGAGGCATCTCACTGATGCACGGAATCCGGGAGGTCGCCCAGATCTGCACCAACATGGCAGACCTGTTCCGCTATTCTATCAAGGGAGCATTTCTGGTATACCTGGAAGACGAGCTGAGCATTATAGACAAGTATCTCTATATGATCCGGGTGCGTTTTCAGGATAAGATCACTTACAGCCTGGAGATTGCCGAGGATACGAAAAAGTGCAAGATACCCAAGATGATTCTGCAGCCATTGGTGGAGAACTCCATCTTCCATGGCCTGGAATCCATCGAAGATAATGGCTTCATCCATATACGGACCTTTCGGGAGGGGGACGGCCTGTTCATTACCATCCAGGATAATGGCATCGGGTTTGACGAAGTTACATTAAAAGAACTGGAGGAACTGCTGTCCCAGGATATTCCCAGCGACATCAATGCCACCTTCAACGAAGCCAAAGGCCTCGGCATCATCAATATCCACAATAAGATCCGCCTATATGAAGGGACAGAATATGGAATCAGCATTCTAAGCAGGCCGTCCGATACCTTGGTCACCATCCGCCTGAATGCCAGGCAGCCAGATGGCTCCTGATATTACAAAAGCCTCCAGGCAGTTCCTTGATCCAACTGCCTGGAGGCATAATATTTCCCTATATAGTCCAACCTGCTTCTAACAGTTTTCCTCGATAAAGCAGACCTTGTTCTTTTCCTTCTTTGCCTTGTACATGGCCTGGTCCGCCTTTCCCAGAATGTCTTTCATCACGCCGCTGTTATGAATCGCGCCTATGCTGACGGACAGTCTCAGTTCCGGATATCCCTCGAACGAAACCGATTCCACCGCCTCTCTTATATCCTCTATCCTTGTCTTCAGCACTTCTGCCGGAATCTCGCTGAATACGATAAAGAACTCATCTCCGCCGTAACGGATCACCGTATCCACCTTTCTCGTCGAGGACATCAGGATCTCTCCAATCTTCCTAAGCGCCAGGTCGCCAACCTCATGGCCGTACCTGTCGTTGACATATTTGAAATTGTCTACATCGACCAGCGCAAATCCATCGACCATGTGAATCATGCCTTTTACCTGCTCATCATAATACCGAC
This genomic interval carries:
- a CDS encoding ABC transporter substrate-binding protein, giving the protein MKKRMRLLSVLLCVAMVAGLSACGSKKEDKGEAKNDGKIKLTFSTSVYVEEPHQKAIDALLEAYNKKNPDVEIEILGAGYDGYWDNITTEILANNESDMIQVYPENISTYHAIREDGTFIDLSDYMSDELKGKLVGQDMCDVNGETLAISSYAWGTTGIFYRKSMLEDAGVDPESIKTQEDFREACAKFTKDGKYAMGVVSGTHAFTVSEWSRLIARPVSGGLYFPNGESEPYTADNVNVNAPENVWAAQWWQDFILKDKAAKLVTDKKDSREMFWNGEVPFNMDGPWFVGMSKERDESLMDDIGIIPQFDVTYEGETYKPNPTNYPLVTMISKNCEHPDEAYAFLEWMTTDEAQALIADCGMIPSNTDYSTSDEYIKNHELEYAIVGFMQNNYAELIADPNIAQLGEISQVMLDAAQKMFSEQAADVQTEMDNAQKQIEEVMSRQE
- a CDS encoding response regulator transcription factor, with translation MYKVIIIDDEPWTIVDIEQTFALDDMGFEIIDSFRTPQKALPAIVAKKPDLVITDIRMPGMTGLELMQKVRQQHISCEFIVVSGYSDFSYAKEAIAYGVAGYCLKPLNPDETALCLKRVRESLDKRGAVPELPTYIDNNFEKILNYMNTHFSEKITLKSLAAEFDMNPNYCCSLFSKYLDKTFSQHLTELRINEAQSLLKNSSYSLEQVASLVGYSDYFYFSKVFKKQCTYSPKEYRKLFSATKESSQ
- a CDS encoding GGDEF domain-containing protein produces the protein MNRQEVSLLIDELKLVFDIVRLVDVTRTLECSIDSNGEITREPYECYAVWRKDRRCENCISSKAFAKKSQMAKYEFVDNEVYYVMSKYIEVDEEPYALEMVTKVTDETLFDAYGKNEFVDTITNLNSRLYTDSLTGTYNRRYYDEQVKGMIHMVDGFALVDVDNFKYVNDRYGHEVGDLALRKIGEILMSSTRKVDTVIRYGGDEFFIVFSEIPAEVLKTRIEDIREAVESVSFEGYPELRLSVSIGAIHNSGVMKDILGKADQAMYKAKKEKNKVCFIEENC
- a CDS encoding Gfo/Idh/MocA family protein, producing the protein MEMKQIRMGIVGAGTWGETHASIYAEHLFADPVAICDMNEERARAIADKYGIRKVYTDYHDLAADEEVDAVAIVTPDFAHADIAVAMADAKKNILIEKPLATTKEDIARICEAVNRNQVRCMVDLHNRWNPPFNTAKQEISSGKLGTPYTAYIRHSDVKWVATDMLSWASKSSILWFLGSHSLDSLRWLFDDEVKRVYSVKKEGILKELGVDTPDIYLTTIEFEKGGVAHMENGWVTPNGNRNINDFRCSVMCTEGMISLDLSSHNLIEEVTEEKASVPDILVSNMVFDRCKGLSYESIRDFVDRLVDGREFRVTLEDARKTALAIIAIHESADTGLPVEVEY
- a CDS encoding amidohydrolase family protein, whose amino-acid sequence is MIDGHIHYADSLEAERLRYIIEAYGLSGVALQCIPKGGKIPVEEDAFSFKRQSSVPVYIFGGLDRRIFSLSSGRMAEALPSEIDRLMTMGCDGIKMLEGKPNVRKEYPIPDFDDEIWEEYWDVLEKRQIPVYMHVNDPEEFWDESKVSEYARKAGWFYDETYVNNEDQYRQMQEVLKRHPRLRILFPHFFFLSKDLGRLAAIFDRYPNVHTDVTPGIELYYNLSDQEEEAKAFFAKYQDRICFGTDIGARSLIYEEPIPLSIEESRSRLELTTRFLEEKGDYILSPDGYYFTEGKERLMHGLGLTPEILKKIYHDNFLKFIS
- a CDS encoding FeoA family protein — translated: MMPLTMLNSGETAEIKRIKGRDDVKRFLENLGFVTGEEVRVVSSNEGNIIVQVKDSRVAVSKGIANKIMI
- a CDS encoding carbohydrate ABC transporter permease — encoded protein: MKKKNGRKIITVILVIIVCIFALFPFVWMISTSFKPAQEVYSSTPSFVPKNPTANGYEEMLTTKSTTFDFMQWTVNSVIVSLLTTLFSMVIATLGGYGISRFRFRGRNALSYIILTTQVLPGSLLIIPLYIIMGNMQLLDTRMGLVMAYATFSVPFCTWMMKGFFDSIPVSLEEAAKVDGAGRFRCFATVVMPLTIPGLVATGLFSFITGWNEYLFASTFMKSYENWTLPIGIASFQGQYATNWGTLMAGAVLITIPVVILFLALQKHLVGGMTAGAVKQ
- a CDS encoding sensor histidine kinase, producing MKKSLSSQFVAILLIPLILILATNYYIITEIRRDQSQSLKRYCSTTLDNIEINIASMATSMKKTSTMFSSKQETQSYLQSASTDTHQLQRQSFSDLIGMSQSYTPDLVDIIVWDKNSPTSMISYIPADMENFTVERFRNSAMNKQSYFEFYIQPATREPFLMYFSPVFMTTFSEDFGKYIGNIAIICKTETLSKLVNSTSDMQLQIKDEASRKILYSNNYTLPKQEIPNPKTYEETLRIPNTNLSVDGTAYASQVSLLNDSRSGPLILFALLSLFYLAYIAFAVHHIIIRPIHKLNQEIEAIDYEHDKPQIRTSLKNEIGSIASHVNTLLERVYSLNQHNIASQARLYEMELSKKQTQLYAYQSQINPHFLYNMLQCMRGISLMHGIREVAQICTNMADLFRYSIKGAFLVYLEDELSIIDKYLYMIRVRFQDKITYSLEIAEDTKKCKIPKMILQPLVENSIFHGLESIEDNGFIHIRTFREGDGLFITIQDNGIGFDEVTLKELEELLSQDIPSDINATFNEAKGLGIINIHNKIRLYEGTEYGISILSRPSDTLVTIRLNARQPDGS
- a CDS encoding carbohydrate ABC transporter permease, whose product is MNISKKRKIKKKMEPYAFLVPLLLIILVFLIVPIVKAAIMSFQYYYIAKPSSAGNYFVGLKNYQAVLGDDYFFNSVKVTLIYIVVTVLGRYVLGFITALLLNTKFLGRGLARALIIIPWAIPEVVACLVWILMYDQDYGIINFLLNNAGILSKNIAYLQDVSVALPAAMVVNIWKGFPFVAIMLLAGMQSVSSDLYEAADIDGATTFQKIRYITVPSIKSVSTIVFLLLIIWTIKDYAIAYVLTKGGPSRATELLTIYVQQTGFKYFDFGKAAAAGMLMLLVSLVFTFFYFKVVNRGEDEA